The following nucleotide sequence is from ANME-2 cluster archaeon.
GTCCCACCACATATCTCGCCTGGGATAATCGGGGGTGCCGTTATACAAGATAGAGGTACAGCCGGAGAGTAGCGGACCATATACATTGTAACTATGGCCTACTATCCAGCCAATATCTGACGTGCAAAACCATACATCACTTTCCCTTAATTTATAGATCCATTGACCCATAGCATGTATATATATTTGATATCCTCCATGGTTGTGGACGGTGACCTTAGGTGTTGCTGTAGTACCTGATGTAGGAAGTAAAAAAAGTGGCTCGTTAGATTCCATCTTCTCTACAGCAGAACTGTTGCCTCTGCCCATTTTTAAAAAATCCTCCCAATAAATGTCTTGCCCTTTCATTAAGGTCATCTCTTTATTCTTGTTTTTCCTGAGTACAACAACTTTCTTGATCTCGCCGGGATAGATTTTTAGTGATTGGTCAATCGTTTTCTTAAGTGGTATTGTTTTTCCTCTTCTTGTCCCCTCGTCTTGTGTAAGAATGTATTTTGCACCTGTGAGTTTAAGACGGTCAGCTACAGCTTTTCCGGAAAATCCAGCAAATATTACAACATGAATGGCTCCGACTCTTGCACATGCAAGCATAGCCACGACAGATTCGATACATGTAGGAATATAGATCGCTACCCGATCTCCTTTTTTCACGCCTATGCCCCTCAAAGCAGATGCACATTCCATCACCATTGCAAGAAGCTGTCCATAGGTCACAACTTTGATTTCATCTGTTTCTCCTGACTCGGCGATTAATGCTGCTCTGCCTGCTCTGCCTTTTTCTATATTGTAATCCACACAATTGTAACAAATGTTTGTAATACCGCCCGCGTACCACTTGAAGATGTCTTCATCCCAGCTAAATGCCTTGTCCCACTTTCTAAACCAGTAAATCTCGTCCTGGGCTTTTACTGCCACTTCTTCCCAAAATGATTCGAAGTCTTCTTCCCCCCACTTTATGAAACGACCTACATGGGGAGGTATTATTTGCATTTTTATTTTCTCATTCATAGTATTCTTCCCTCTTTTGAGCTACTTTACAGTGAGTATAACGGTCACACTCATATCTGAACTCCCGGACAGGGATTCGGACGTTGTTGTCGGTTTTAGATGACTCGTTCATATCCCAACTTACCTGGCCCCTGACATCACTTATGAAAACATTGCCTTTAGCAGCTACGCCAGAGGCATCAGTAAATTTCCTATCATTTTCGCGTTCATCCGTTAATATTGATACTTCTCAATTTTTATCTTTTAGAAAAATCTGACTATGT
It contains:
- a CDS encoding acetate--CoA ligase, producing MNEKIKMQIIPPHVGRFIKWGEEDFESFWEEVAVKAQDEIYWFRKWDKAFSWDEDIFKWYAGGITNICYNCVDYNIEKGRAGRAALIAESGETDEIKVVTYGQLLAMVMECASALRGIGVKKGDRVAIYIPTCIESVVAMLACARVGAIHVVIFAGFSGKAVADRLKLTGAKYILTQDEGTRRGKTIPLKKTIDQSLKIYPGEIKKVVVLRKNKNKEMTLMKGQDIYWEDFLKMGRGNSSAVEKMESNEPLFLLPTSGTTATPKVTVHNHGGYQIYIHAMGQWIYKLRESDVWFCTSDIGWIVGHSYNVYGPLLSGCTSILYNGTPDYPRRDMWWDIIERNKVTGLWVSPTGVRGLMKLGIEEARKHDLSSVERVFSAGEVLNPPAWQWLYEEVFGNKIPVIDHMWQTESAGPLIANPYGLSLLPIKPGSAAISVPGTKVDIVNEKSGHSMPAGEKGILIVKEPFPGLSPTLWEEHKRYLKEYWEKIPSTKSYYSGDAAYKDDDGYIWFVGRSDEVIKIAAHRVGTIEIENALMSHPAVVESGVSGVPDELKGQVACAFVVLKSGFEPSEELKKELLLHVRENMGPFVVIRGIEFVNMLPKTRSGKIMRRVMKAIWTKKDMGDISTIEEEASVNEIIDAIKRMQKCN